The genome window ACGGGCGGATCTACGACGCCCTGGCGAAGCTGCCGCTCCGCATCCAGGGCAAGGCCGACGGCATCCAGCCGCTTCGCGATCTCGACCAGATGCAGAGTTTCCTGTCGGGGCTTGGCCCGACGGCCCTGTTCGACCTGCCCTGGATGCCGCTTTATCTTGGGATCTGCTTCATCTTCCATCCCTGGATCGGCATCACCGCCATGGCGGGCGCCACCATCCTGGTCGGCCTGACGCTATGGACCGAGGTGTTGACGCGTGCGCCGTCCCGCGCCATGGCCGAGGCCAATGCGCGGCGGCTTGGCCTTGCGGACGCGACGCGGCGCAACGCCGAAGTGCTGCAGGCGATGGGCATGCGCGGGCGGCTGGCCGAAGCGTGGACGGCCGCGAACGCCGGATATCGGAGCGCCGCGCAGCGTGCCGCCGATGTCGGCGGAGGCCTCGGCGCCGCCTCGCGTGTGCTTCGCATGATGCTGCAGTCGACCGTGTTGGCGGTCGGCGCCTATCTCGCGATCAATCAGGAAGCGACCGCCGGCATCATCATTGCCAGTTCGATCCTGGTGTCGCGAGCGCTGGCGCCGGTCGAGCTTGCGATCGCGAACTGGAAGGGATTTGTGGCGGCTCGTCAGAGCCGGAAGCGGTTGACCGATCTGCTCAAGCTGCTGGAGCAGCAGGTGCAGGCGACAACGGCCTTGCCGTCGCCCACCAAGAGCCTGGCTGTCGAAGCCCTCAACGTCGCGCCTCCCGGACAGACGAGGCTGGTGGTTCAGGATGCGAGCTTCATCCTGCGAGCAGGTCAGGGGCTCGGGGTCATCGGACCGAGCGCCTCGGGCAAGTCGTCGCTGGCCCGCGGGATCGCCGGCGTGTGGTTGCCGGCCCGCGGCAAGGTCCGCCTTGACGGCGCTGCGCTCGAGCAATGGGCCGGCGAGAGTCTGGGACCTCATATCGGTTACCTGCCCCAGGATATCGAGTTGCTCGACGGCACCGTTGCGGACAACATCAGCCGTTTCGACCCGGATGCGAATTCCGAGGCGGTCGTTGCTGCGGCCGATGCGGCGGGTGTCCACGAACTCGTGGTCCGGCTGCCAGACGGGTATGAGACGCGTGTCGGGGAGGGCGGCGTCGCGATCTCGGCCGGTCAAAGGCAGCGTATTGCGCTGGCGCGGGCCCTGTACGGCAATCCGTTCCTGATCGTGCTCGACGAGCCGAACTCCAATCTCGATGCGGAGGGCGATGAAGCACTGACGCGCGCGATCCTGGCGGCCCGCGCGCGCGGAGCGATCGTCGTCGTGATCGCTCACCGGCCTTCGGCCCTGCTCGGGGTCGATCTGCTGCTTGCGATGGCGAACGGGCGCGTTCAGGCCTTCGGGCCCAAGGAGGAGGTGCTCCAGAAGGTCCTCGATCGCTCGAAGACGCTGCGTCCCCTCAAGGTTGCTGCCGAGGGCGAGGTGAGATCATGAGAGCAGGGATCGATACTGCGAAGCGCTCGATCCGGCGTCACGTGCTGGCGGTCGGAATGGCAGGGGGGCTCGTCGTCGGCGGCTTCGGCGGCTGGGTGACGAAGGCGGAACTCTCGGGAGCAGTGGTGGCGTCCGGGGCCCTGGTCGTCGATTCCAACGTCAAGAAGGTGCAGCATCCGACGGGCGGTGTTGTCGGTGAGCTGCGCGTGCGCGACGGTGTCCGTGTCCGCGCAGGCGACGTGGTGATCCGTCTCGACGAGACGGTGACGCGCGCCAATCTCGCGATCGTCGTGAAGGGCATCGACGAGCTGATGGCCCGGCAGGCTCGTCTCGAAGCCGAGCGCGACGACCTTGAGGACATCCGCTTTCCATCAACGTTGGCCCGACGGCTGCAAAACCCGGATATCCGGCAGGTCGTGAACGGCGAGACGAAACTGTTCGAGCTCCGCAGGTCGGCCCGGGCTGGACAAAAGGCCCAGCTGCAGGAGCGGATCGGCCAGCTTGGGCAAGAGATCAAGGGGCTGAGCGAACAGGTCAGCGCAAAGGCGGATGAGACCGACCTGATCCTGCGCGAGCTCGAAGGCGTCCGCATGCTTTTTGCAAAGAACCTCGTCCCGATCATGCGCCTCACCCAGCTCGAGCGGGAGACCGTCCGCCTCCGCGGCGAGCGAGGCCAACTGATGGCGTCCACCGCGCAGGCGCGCGGCAAAATGGCGGAGACCTCATTGCAGATCCTGCAGATCGACCAGGATTTGCGCAGCGAGGTCGCCAGGGAGCTCCGGGAAATCCAGGGCAGGATGGCGGAATTGCTCGAGCGCAAGGTTGCGGCCGAGGATCAGCTG of Bradyrhizobium manausense contains these proteins:
- a CDS encoding type I secretion system permease/ATPase; this translates as MSACSGAFVAIGVLTALINVLMLTGSLFMLQVYDRVLPSRSVPTLLVLGVMAIGLFAFQGFLDACRARVLVRIGSFLNEQINGRIYDALAKLPLRIQGKADGIQPLRDLDQMQSFLSGLGPTALFDLPWMPLYLGICFIFHPWIGITAMAGATILVGLTLWTEVLTRAPSRAMAEANARRLGLADATRRNAEVLQAMGMRGRLAEAWTAANAGYRSAAQRAADVGGGLGAASRVLRMMLQSTVLAVGAYLAINQEATAGIIIASSILVSRALAPVELAIANWKGFVAARQSRKRLTDLLKLLEQQVQATTALPSPTKSLAVEALNVAPPGQTRLVVQDASFILRAGQGLGVIGPSASGKSSLARGIAGVWLPARGKVRLDGAALEQWAGESLGPHIGYLPQDIELLDGTVADNISRFDPDANSEAVVAAADAAGVHELVVRLPDGYETRVGEGGVAISAGQRQRIALARALYGNPFLIVLDEPNSNLDAEGDEALTRAILAARARGAIVVVIAHRPSALLGVDLLLAMANGRVQAFGPKEEVLQKVLDRSKTLRPLKVAAEGEVRS
- a CDS encoding HlyD family type I secretion periplasmic adaptor subunit produces the protein MRAGIDTAKRSIRRHVLAVGMAGGLVVGGFGGWVTKAELSGAVVASGALVVDSNVKKVQHPTGGVVGELRVRDGVRVRAGDVVIRLDETVTRANLAIVVKGIDELMARQARLEAERDDLEDIRFPSTLARRLQNPDIRQVVNGETKLFELRRSARAGQKAQLQERIGQLGQEIKGLSEQVSAKADETDLILRELEGVRMLFAKNLVPIMRLTQLERETVRLRGERGQLMASTAQARGKMAETSLQILQIDQDLRSEVARELREIQGRMAELLERKVAAEDQLMRIDIRAPQSGIVHQLNVHTVGGVITASEPAMLIVPESDDLTVEVKLPPQNIDQLVLGQAAVLRFSAFNQRTTPEINGIVKR